The genomic window GAGCCAGAGCGTGTGCCGTCCGGTGCCGCAGCCGACGTCGGCGATGCGCCGGCCCGCCGGCGCAGGCAGCCAGCCGCGGACGATGGGCTCTTCGAGCAGGACGAGCGGATTGAGCTCATCGTCATAGATGGTGGCCCAGCGGTCGTACCCGGCCTGGGTGTCCATGCGTACAGGGTCAGCCATGATTTGCACCTGCCTCCGTGCGCGACTCGCGCCGCGCAATCGCGAGTATTGTAGCGGCCGGGCGACGGGCGGCGCGGGATAGCAGAGCTTCCGTCGGGGCGTCGCGGCCAAGGGGGCAAGCGGTTTCTTTTTTGCGCGGCCTATTTGGCACTCTTCGTTATTCAAACCTCGAGGCAATCAGCTTTCAGCACTCGGCGTTCAGCCAGATGCGCGTTCGCACATCCTGAAAGAGGATAACCGCAGAGGGCGCGTAGGGCGCGGAGAATGCTGGGATTGCTGGATTGTGGCGGCGTATGCGTGGGAGCGTGCGAAAGTGGGAAGGTGGGAGCGTGGGAACGGGGCGGCGGCGGGGCCGCCTGAGGACAGAACAGTGGAGCAGGAGAGCAGGAGAGCGAACGGGGAACAGCGACGGAGACATAAGCCGAAACGGCGGCGCCGGGCGGGGGCACCGCGCTGCCGCTGGACACTGGCTCGCCGGGGCGGTGTGCCGTGGCCGACCGGCTGTGGGACGTGCGGATCCTAGATGTTCTATGGCACTTGACCGTCCCGGTGCCCGAGTTCATTAGAGTAAGATCATAGGTGGCTGTCCCTCAATTCCCCTCAATTCCCGGTTCCTCCTTATTCGCGCCCAACGCCGCACGGCTTTGATGTTGCTCCCGGACCCAGAGCACCGGGCTCGCTAGGCTCATCCTCCAGCAGAACTCTAAATCCATAGATACCGGCAGTATCTACGAGCAAACCGGCTTCCCTTTCAGTTGGGTCCCCGTGAAGCAGGCGTTTGAGCACGCGACAGGGTTGTCCGTCGCAATCGACAGTTTCCCCGGCTCTGCCGTGCTGCGTCCGATAGACATCCTGTACCCACTCTCCCACGGCGCCCGCCGTACCGATCAGTCCCTCGGGCGTGGCCGCAGCCTGTCTTGCCTCTTCTGAAATGCAAGCGCCTTCCCTGGAGAACCGCCGCGCCTCTTCATCCGATACTGTGTTGCTCGCCCAAGGATGGTCGCGGTTTTCCTCTCCCTTGACCGCATACTCCCACTCCGCCTCCGTAGGCAATCGGTATTTCTTGCCGGTCCGCGCTGAAAGCCACTCGGTGAACGCGATTGCGCCCGACCAGCTAACCGTATTGGCAGCGCAGGACTCCATCCCCGGGCGCGCCCGATACCGCCCATCGCGCCGTTCGATCGTCGAGCGCTGGTTTAGCCCCACGTAACGCTCAGCGTCTGTGCGGGGCATGTCATTCAGGAACTTCGCATATTGCTGCGCAGTAACCTTCTCTTTGGCGAGTTTGAAGCCGCGCTCAATGACCATCTCCTGCGGTGGCCCCTCGTCAAGCCTCGCGACGGACCCCCCCAAGGCCGCACCCACCTTGTCTCCGGTCACACTGCGCCCGAGCTGCACGTGACCGGGAGGAAATCGGACGAACTCGAGAGCCAATTCGTCATGCTCGCTAGGCTGAGTGTCTGTGCTTTGCGACAGTGCGACACAACAGACAGCGTAGACCAATGAGTATCCAGTGACAGCCAC from Phycisphaerae bacterium includes these protein-coding regions:
- a CDS encoding SUMF1/EgtB/PvdO family nonheme iron enzyme, which produces MVYAVCCVALSQSTDTQPSEHDELALEFVRFPPGHVQLGRSVTGDKVGAALGGSVARLDEGPPQEMVIERGFKLAKEKVTAQQYAKFLNDMPRTDAERYVGLNQRSTIERRDGRYRARPGMESCAANTVSWSGAIAFTEWLSARTGKKYRLPTEAEWEYAVKGEENRDHPWASNTVSDEEARRFSREGACISEEARQAAATPEGLIGTAGAVGEWVQDVYRTQHGRAGETVDCDGQPCRVLKRLLHGDPTEREAGLLVDTAGIYGFRVLLEDEPSEPGALGPGATSKPCGVGRE